In Neisseria dentiae, one DNA window encodes the following:
- a CDS encoding peptidase: MTYCVALRLQDGMVFAGDTRTNAGIDHISTFKKLYTFGKDGERSIMLLTSGNLATSQAVVKMLENGILQGTEPNLLDVPTLFDAAQLVGDLVSKVARTTQTRAYTQEGFGSNFLLGGQIKGQQTELYHIYSEGNCINATEDTPYLQIGEAKYGKPILDRSLNYRSSLEDAVRAVLVSFDSTIRSNLSVGFPIDLIVYRNDTYTMPAGIRVTENEPYMNNIRSQWSAGLKAILQQFEEPPADYFR; the protein is encoded by the coding sequence ATGACTTACTGCGTCGCCTTACGCCTGCAAGACGGAATGGTTTTTGCAGGCGATACCCGCACCAACGCCGGTATCGACCACATTTCCACCTTTAAAAAGCTCTACACCTTCGGCAAAGACGGCGAGCGCAGCATCATGCTGCTCACTTCCGGCAATCTGGCCACGTCGCAGGCCGTTGTGAAAATGCTCGAAAACGGCATTTTGCAAGGAACCGAGCCCAACCTGCTCGATGTGCCGACCTTATTCGATGCCGCACAACTGGTGGGCGATTTGGTCAGCAAAGTCGCCCGCACCACCCAAACGCGTGCCTACACCCAAGAAGGATTCGGCAGCAATTTTCTGCTGGGCGGGCAGATTAAAGGGCAGCAAACCGAGCTTTATCATATTTATTCGGAAGGAAACTGCATCAACGCCACCGAAGACACCCCCTACCTGCAAATCGGCGAAGCCAAATACGGCAAACCCATACTCGACCGCTCGCTCAACTACCGCAGCAGCCTCGAAGATGCCGTGCGCGCGGTGTTGGTGTCGTTTGATTCCACCATCCGTTCCAACCTTTCGGTGGGTTTTCCCATCGATCTGATTGTTTACCGCAACGACACCTACACCATGCCCGCAGGAATCCGCGTTACGGAAAACGAACCCTATATGAATAACATCCGCAGCCAATGGTCGGCCGGCCTGAAAGCCATTTTGCAGCAGTTTGAAGAACCGCCTGCCGATTATTTCCGCTAA
- a CDS encoding transglutaminase family protein has protein sequence MLKNRFTLLRHSYFNPLYFYETPVKKSIQMLRVTPQTLAHQRVLSWQLTLPRYGQEIFDGFGNFCTVLNVNQPHQVLNIHAQGVVEIDDTSEYNSDTRIPVDIFINSTDLTRINPEMLEFAHKHTNGQANRTALSRLSLAVLEHMPYTPGSTHVATSAAEAFEKRLGVCQDHTHVFLSCARALGVPARYVSGYLYTAEDGHLASHAWAEACLNNHWFVFDISNQLYQPIQHVQLAVGLDYNDAAPLRGMRQGGGQEHMECLVRVRIME, from the coding sequence ATGCTAAAGAATCGTTTTACCCTACTTCGGCATTCTTATTTTAATCCACTATATTTTTACGAAACGCCGGTGAAAAAAAGCATACAGATGCTGCGCGTTACCCCGCAAACCCTTGCGCACCAGCGGGTATTGTCGTGGCAGCTTACCCTGCCGCGTTACGGCCAAGAAATTTTCGACGGCTTCGGAAACTTCTGCACCGTGTTAAACGTTAACCAGCCGCACCAAGTGCTGAACATACACGCACAAGGCGTGGTGGAAATCGACGACACCAGCGAATACAACAGCGACACCCGTATTCCGGTTGATATTTTCATCAACAGCACCGATTTAACACGCATCAACCCCGAAATGCTGGAATTCGCACACAAACACACCAACGGGCAGGCCAACCGCACCGCACTCAGCCGCTTGAGCTTGGCGGTATTGGAGCATATGCCATACACACCCGGCAGCACCCATGTCGCCACCAGCGCCGCAGAAGCCTTTGAAAAGCGCTTGGGCGTTTGCCAAGACCATACCCATGTGTTTTTAAGCTGTGCCCGCGCATTGGGCGTACCCGCACGCTATGTTTCCGGCTATCTCTACACCGCAGAAGACGGCCACCTGGCCAGCCACGCATGGGCGGAAGCCTGCTTGAACAACCACTGGTTTGTGTTTGATATCAGCAACCAGCTCTACCAACCCATACAGCACGTTCAGCTTGCCGTGGGGTTGGATTACAACGACGCCGCCCCTTTGCGCGGCATGCGTCAGGGCGGCGGGCAGGAACACATGGAATGCCTGGTTCGCGTGCGCATAATGGAATAA
- a CDS encoding circularly permuted type 2 ATP-grasp protein produces the protein MNTLSSALYDELFSSDGTARRGCEHVAEWLAGNKPGDIATLNQQALTMFYRKGVTFTVYSEASNIERVIPFDIIPRIIAADEWRALEAGCAQRIRALNMFIHDIYHERHIIRAGLVPAAQIMVNDCYQPWMYGINLPHPIYAHISGIDLIRHGDGQYYVLEDNLRTPSGVSYMLEGRKISESLLPDVFGAQKVLPVDHYPQMLKENLVACSGKDDPNIVVLTPGRYNSAYYEHAFLAREMGVPLVHGYDLLVEDNYVYIKTVTGRQRVDVIYRRLDDPFLDPLAFRPDSILGVPALMSAYRAGNVVICNAPGTGVADDKSVYPYVGDMIRFYLSEEPILHNVPTYQCRKKEDLSYVLSHLHELVVKETQGSGGYGMLVGPKSSKQEIADYRKRIEADPDGFIAQPTLALSTCPTCVEEGIAPRHIDLRPFVLSGPDKVRIVPGGLTRVALHEGSLVVNSSQGGGVKDTWIVETEGEPL, from the coding sequence ATGAATACATTGTCTTCTGCTCTTTATGATGAATTATTCTCTTCAGACGGCACTGCCCGCCGAGGCTGCGAGCATGTGGCGGAGTGGCTGGCAGGTAATAAGCCGGGTGATATTGCCACCTTAAACCAGCAGGCGCTCACGATGTTTTACCGCAAAGGCGTAACGTTTACCGTTTATAGCGAAGCGAGCAATATCGAGCGCGTTATTCCTTTCGATATTATTCCCCGCATCATTGCCGCCGACGAATGGCGTGCGCTTGAAGCAGGCTGTGCCCAGCGCATCCGTGCGTTGAATATGTTTATTCACGATATTTACCACGAGCGCCATATTATCCGCGCGGGTTTGGTGCCGGCCGCCCAAATTATGGTTAATGATTGTTACCAGCCGTGGATGTACGGTATCAATTTACCCCATCCGATTTATGCGCACATCAGCGGTATTGATTTAATCCGCCACGGCGACGGCCAGTATTACGTTTTAGAAGACAACCTGCGCACGCCGTCGGGCGTATCGTATATGCTCGAAGGCCGCAAAATCAGCGAGAGCCTGCTGCCCGATGTGTTCGGCGCCCAAAAGGTGCTGCCGGTGGATCATTATCCGCAAATGCTGAAAGAAAATCTGGTTGCGTGCAGCGGCAAAGACGACCCGAATATCGTGGTGCTTACCCCGGGTCGCTATAACAGCGCATATTACGAACACGCTTTTCTGGCACGCGAAATGGGTGTGCCGTTGGTTCACGGTTACGACTTGCTGGTGGAAGATAATTATGTGTATATCAAAACCGTTACCGGGCGGCAGCGTGTCGATGTGATTTACCGCCGTTTGGACGACCCTTTCTTAGACCCTCTGGCATTCCGTCCTGATTCTATTTTAGGTGTTCCCGCGCTGATGTCGGCCTATCGTGCCGGCAATGTGGTGATTTGCAATGCGCCGGGCACGGGTGTTGCCGACGATAAATCGGTTTACCCCTATGTGGGCGATATGATTCGCTTTTATCTTTCCGAAGAGCCGATTCTGCATAATGTGCCCACTTACCAGTGCCGTAAAAAAGAAGATTTAAGCTATGTGTTGTCGCACTTGCACGAATTAGTGGTAAAAGAAACCCAAGGTTCGGGCGGTTACGGTATGTTGGTCGGCCCAAAATCCAGCAAGCAGGAAATCGCCGATTACCGCAAGCGCATAGAAGCAGACCCCGACGGTTTTATCGCGCAGCCGACTTTGGCGCTTTCCACCTGTCCGACCTGTGTGGAAGAAGGTATCGCACCGAGGCATATCGACTTGCGCCCGTTTGTGTTGAGCGGCCCCGACAAAGTGCGTATCGTGCCCGGCGGCCTGACGCGCGTGGCATTGCACGAAGGCTCGCTGGTGGTCAACTCCTCGCAGGGAGGCGGGGTGAAAGATACCTGGATTGTTGAAACGGAAGGAGAACCGTTATGA
- the lpdA gene encoding dihydrolipoyl dehydrogenase has product MSQFDVVVIGAGPGGYIAAIRAAQLGFKTACIDAGVNKAGDAPALGGTCLNVGCIPSKALLQSSEHYHAAQHDFAEHGITVGNVKFNAAKMIERKDAIVTKLTGGIKFLFQKNKVESLFGKGSLKGRNGDLWQVEVDNKGEKTVVEAKNVIIATGSVPRPLPLIDIDNVNVLDNEGALNLTAVPKKLGVIGSGVIGLEMGSVWKRVGSEVTILEAMPTFLAAADQQIAKEAFKIFTKEQGLVIELGVKLNEIKNNKKGVTVAYEVGGQAKEETFDKLIVSIGRIPNTEGLNAEAVGLEKDERGFIKVDDECRTNLPNVWAIGDVVRGPMLAHKASDEGVAVAERIAGQKPHLDFNTIPFVIYTDPEIAWVGKTEEQLKAEGVDYKKGTSGFAANGRALGLGKAKGTVKVLADAKTDRILGVHMIGPMVSELVAEGVTSLEFKASSEDIARIVHAHPTLSEVLHEASLAVDKRALHG; this is encoded by the coding sequence ATGTCTCAGTTTGACGTAGTCGTTATCGGCGCAGGCCCCGGCGGTTATATCGCCGCAATCCGTGCTGCGCAACTCGGTTTCAAAACCGCCTGTATCGATGCGGGCGTAAACAAAGCGGGCGATGCGCCGGCTTTGGGCGGCACCTGCCTGAATGTGGGCTGTATTCCCTCCAAAGCTTTGTTGCAGTCTTCAGAGCATTACCATGCCGCGCAACATGATTTTGCCGAGCACGGCATCACCGTCGGCAACGTGAAATTCAATGCTGCCAAAATGATCGAGCGCAAAGATGCCATTGTTACCAAACTTACCGGCGGTATTAAGTTTCTGTTTCAAAAAAACAAAGTGGAAAGCCTGTTTGGTAAGGGCTCGTTGAAGGGCCGTAACGGCGATTTATGGCAGGTTGAAGTCGATAACAAGGGTGAAAAAACCGTGGTGGAAGCCAAAAACGTGATTATCGCCACCGGTTCCGTGCCGCGCCCGCTGCCGTTGATTGACATTGACAACGTTAACGTGCTGGATAACGAAGGTGCATTGAACCTGACTGCCGTGCCGAAAAAACTGGGTGTAATCGGTTCAGGCGTAATCGGTTTGGAAATGGGTTCGGTTTGGAAGCGCGTAGGCTCCGAAGTAACGATTCTCGAAGCCATGCCCACGTTTTTGGCTGCGGCCGACCAGCAAATCGCCAAAGAAGCCTTCAAAATTTTCACCAAAGAGCAGGGCTTGGTTATCGAGCTGGGCGTGAAGCTAAATGAAATCAAAAACAACAAAAAAGGCGTAACCGTTGCTTATGAAGTTGGCGGCCAGGCCAAAGAAGAAACGTTCGACAAACTGATTGTTTCCATCGGTCGCATCCCGAACACCGAGGGCTTGAATGCCGAGGCCGTGGGTTTGGAAAAAGACGAGCGCGGCTTCATTAAAGTGGACGATGAATGCCGCACCAATCTGCCCAATGTTTGGGCAATCGGCGACGTGGTACGCGGCCCGATGCTGGCGCACAAAGCCAGTGATGAGGGTGTGGCCGTGGCCGAGCGCATCGCCGGCCAGAAGCCGCATTTGGATTTCAACACCATTCCGTTCGTTATCTACACCGACCCTGAAATCGCGTGGGTCGGTAAAACCGAAGAGCAGTTGAAAGCGGAGGGCGTAGACTATAAAAAAGGCACTTCGGGTTTTGCCGCCAACGGCCGCGCTTTAGGTTTGGGCAAGGCCAAGGGCACGGTGAAAGTGTTGGCCGATGCCAAAACCGACCGTATTCTCGGTGTACACATGATTGGCCCGATGGTGAGCGAGTTGGTTGCCGAGGGCGTAACCAGCCTCGAGTTTAAAGCCAGCAGCGAAGATATCGCCCGCATCGTTCACGCCCACCCGACTTTGTCGGAAGTGCTGCACGAAGCTTCTTTGGCGGTGGACAAACGCGCTTTGCACGGTTGA
- the odhB gene encoding 2-oxoglutarate dehydrogenase complex dihydrolipoyllysine-residue succinyltransferase codes for MIVEVKVPVLSESVSEGTLMSWHKKVGEYVERDEILIDVETDKVVLEVPSPQAGVLVEIVAQDGETVVAEQLLAKIDTEAKAEAGASAPAVEQAAAPAAQAPASNTQAGVAMPAAAKLAAEKGVDIGSVQGSGRDGRVLKEDVQNAAAAPKAAAAAPAAPVPAGVRPEQRVPMSRLRTRVAERLLASQQENAILTTFNEVNMKPVMDLRNKYKEKFEKEHGVKLGFMSFFVKAAVAALKKYPVVNASVDGNDIVYHGYFDIGIAIGSPRGLVVPILRDADQMSIADIEKAIVDYAVKAKDGKIALEDLTGGTFSITNGGTFGSMMSTPIINPPQSAILGMHATKERAVVENGQVVVRPMMYLALSYDHRIIDGREAVLTLVTIKDLLEDPARLLLDL; via the coding sequence ATGATTGTTGAAGTAAAAGTACCCGTTTTGTCTGAAAGCGTATCCGAAGGCACTTTGATGTCTTGGCATAAAAAAGTGGGCGAATACGTTGAACGCGACGAAATCCTGATTGATGTCGAAACCGATAAAGTCGTATTGGAAGTGCCGTCGCCGCAAGCGGGTGTTTTGGTTGAAATTGTTGCCCAAGACGGCGAAACCGTTGTGGCCGAGCAGCTGCTGGCCAAAATCGATACCGAAGCCAAAGCCGAAGCCGGTGCTTCCGCACCGGCAGTAGAGCAAGCCGCCGCTCCCGCCGCACAAGCTCCTGCTTCCAATACGCAAGCCGGCGTAGCGATGCCGGCGGCTGCCAAACTTGCTGCCGAAAAAGGCGTGGATATCGGCAGCGTGCAAGGCTCCGGCCGTGACGGCCGGGTGTTGAAAGAAGACGTGCAGAATGCCGCTGCCGCTCCCAAAGCCGCAGCAGCAGCCCCTGCCGCTCCGGTGCCCGCCGGAGTGCGCCCTGAGCAGCGTGTACCGATGAGCCGCCTGCGCACCCGCGTAGCCGAGCGTTTGCTGGCTTCCCAGCAAGAAAACGCGATCCTTACCACTTTCAATGAAGTAAACATGAAGCCGGTAATGGATTTACGCAATAAATACAAAGAAAAATTTGAGAAAGAACACGGCGTTAAGCTGGGCTTTATGTCGTTTTTTGTAAAAGCCGCCGTGGCCGCGCTGAAAAAATATCCGGTTGTCAACGCTTCTGTAGACGGCAACGATATCGTTTACCACGGGTATTTCGATATCGGCATCGCCATCGGCAGCCCACGCGGTTTGGTTGTGCCGATTCTGCGTGATGCCGACCAAATGAGCATTGCCGACATTGAAAAAGCCATCGTTGATTACGCCGTAAAAGCCAAAGACGGCAAAATCGCATTGGAAGATTTAACCGGCGGCACATTCAGCATCACCAACGGTGGTACATTCGGTTCAATGATGTCCACGCCCATCATCAACCCGCCGCAGTCTGCCATTCTGGGTATGCATGCCACCAAAGAGCGTGCCGTGGTAGAAAACGGCCAAGTGGTGGTGCGTCCGATGATGTATTTGGCGCTTTCTTACGACCACCGCATCATCGACGGCCGTGAAGCCGTGCTGACTTTGGTAACCATTAAAGACTTGTTGGAAGATCCCGCACGCCTGTTGCTTGATCTGTAA
- a CDS encoding 2-oxoglutarate dehydrogenase E1 component, translating to MMEDKLNFSYLFGSNAPYIEELYENFLNDPNSVDDKWKQYFSDLAAQPGAAERDVPHRPIQESFANLAKNRATAAISGGLDESMMKKQVGVLRMMSAYRIQGVGAAQLDPLQRMPPRNIDALDPKFHGLDAADMAVQFSVGEGDFAGSDKMTLSDIVSKLKQTYCGHIGIEYMYIANTEERRWIRNYFEGSLSAPKFDVDEKRYILKQLTAAETLERYLHTKYVGQKRFSVEGGESSIVGLNYLIQNAGKDGIEEVIIGMAHRGRLNVLVNTLGKKPGDLFAEFEGRAAATLPSGDVKYHMGFSSDIATPNGAVHVTLAFNPSHLEIVNPVVEGSTRAKQRRRGEGGQNQVLPVLIHGDSAFIGLGVNQATFNLSKTRGYTTGGTIHLVINNQIGFTTSDTRDVRSTVYCTDIAKMVEAPVFHVNGDDPEAVCFVVQAALDYRKQFNKDVVIDLVCYRKLGHNEGDDPTLTQPMMYKKVAKHPGTRALYADKLLAEGVIKAEEAEGFIQAYRDALDKGEHVEQTRLTDYESKHRVDWSKYQGQDWREQVESGLSAADIQRLTDKFTEVPEGFALHNTAKRVLEARKSMAAGEQPIDWGMSETLAYAALVTNGTGVRISGEDSGRGTFSHRHAVLHDQNRERSDAGAYIPLRHMAENQADFLVIDSILNEEAVMAYEYGFACSAPDKLTIWEAQFGDFANGAQVVIDQFISSGETKWGRLCGLTTILPHGYDGQGPEHSSARLERWLQLCSEQNMQIVMPSEASQMFHILRRQALRSYRKPLVIFLSKRLLRFKDSMSPLENFAEGSTFRPVIGDTVERADNGSVKRVILCAGQVYYDLAAGRAERGLENDVAIVRVEQLYPFPYEEVQAELAKYPNAKDVVWAQEEPRNQGAFHQLRHRIEKILDEQQKLGYAGRPASASPAVGYMSKHVAQLKQLVEDAMTLN from the coding sequence ATGATGGAAGACAAGCTCAATTTTTCATATTTATTTGGTTCAAACGCACCTTATATTGAAGAGTTATACGAAAATTTCCTAAATGATCCGAATTCTGTGGATGATAAATGGAAACAATATTTTAGCGACCTTGCTGCACAACCGGGAGCGGCAGAGCGCGATGTTCCGCACCGCCCGATTCAGGAATCATTCGCCAATCTGGCTAAAAACAGGGCAACCGCTGCCATTTCGGGCGGTTTGGATGAAAGCATGATGAAAAAGCAGGTCGGCGTTTTGCGCATGATGTCTGCTTACCGTATCCAAGGCGTAGGCGCGGCACAGCTTGATCCGCTCCAGCGTATGCCTCCCAGAAATATTGACGCCTTAGATCCCAAGTTCCACGGTTTGGATGCTGCCGATATGGCGGTACAGTTCAGCGTGGGTGAAGGAGACTTTGCCGGCAGCGATAAAATGACCCTGTCTGATATTGTCAGCAAGCTGAAACAGACTTATTGCGGCCATATCGGTATTGAATATATGTATATCGCCAATACCGAAGAGCGCCGTTGGATTCGCAATTATTTTGAAGGTTCTTTATCCGCGCCCAAATTTGATGTCGATGAGAAGCGTTATATTCTCAAACAATTAACTGCGGCAGAAACTTTGGAGCGTTATCTCCATACCAAATATGTCGGCCAAAAACGCTTTTCGGTTGAGGGCGGTGAAAGCTCGATCGTAGGTTTGAACTACCTGATTCAGAATGCCGGAAAAGACGGCATCGAAGAAGTGATTATCGGTATGGCACACAGGGGCCGTCTGAATGTGTTGGTGAACACATTGGGCAAAAAACCCGGAGATTTGTTTGCGGAATTCGAAGGCCGTGCGGCAGCCACACTACCCAGCGGCGACGTAAAATACCACATGGGCTTCAGTTCGGATATCGCTACGCCCAACGGCGCAGTACATGTTACGTTGGCATTCAACCCTTCTCACCTTGAAATCGTTAATCCGGTGGTAGAGGGTTCTACGCGGGCGAAACAGCGCCGTCGCGGTGAAGGCGGCCAAAACCAAGTGTTGCCGGTATTGATTCACGGTGACTCTGCCTTTATCGGCTTGGGAGTCAACCAAGCAACGTTCAATCTCTCCAAAACACGCGGCTATACCACCGGCGGCACCATCCACTTGGTTATCAACAACCAAATCGGCTTTACCACATCCGATACCCGCGATGTGCGATCTACCGTGTATTGCACAGATATTGCCAAAATGGTGGAAGCCCCCGTATTCCATGTGAACGGCGACGATCCGGAAGCCGTATGCTTCGTGGTGCAGGCGGCCTTGGATTACCGCAAGCAATTCAATAAAGACGTTGTGATCGATTTGGTTTGTTACCGCAAGCTCGGCCATAACGAGGGCGACGATCCCACGCTGACCCAGCCGATGATGTATAAAAAGGTTGCCAAGCATCCCGGCACGCGCGCGCTGTATGCCGATAAACTGCTGGCTGAAGGCGTGATTAAGGCGGAAGAGGCCGAAGGATTTATCCAAGCCTATCGTGATGCTTTGGACAAAGGCGAGCATGTCGAGCAGACACGCCTCACCGACTATGAAAGCAAACACCGTGTAGATTGGTCAAAATACCAAGGCCAAGACTGGCGCGAGCAAGTGGAAAGCGGCTTGTCGGCGGCGGATATCCAACGCTTGACTGACAAATTTACCGAAGTGCCCGAAGGCTTCGCCTTGCACAACACCGCAAAACGCGTATTGGAAGCGCGTAAATCAATGGCGGCGGGCGAACAACCGATAGATTGGGGTATGTCGGAAACGCTGGCATATGCGGCGCTGGTAACCAACGGCACGGGCGTGCGTATTTCCGGTGAAGATTCGGGGCGCGGCACATTCTCACACCGCCACGCGGTATTGCACGACCAAAACCGCGAAAGAAGCGATGCCGGCGCTTATATTCCGCTGCGACATATGGCGGAAAACCAAGCGGATTTCTTGGTGATCGATTCTATTTTGAACGAAGAAGCCGTTATGGCCTACGAATATGGCTTTGCCTGCTCGGCACCCGATAAACTCACCATTTGGGAAGCGCAGTTCGGCGACTTTGCCAACGGTGCGCAAGTGGTTATCGACCAATTTATTTCTTCAGGCGAAACCAAATGGGGCCGCTTGTGCGGGTTGACCACCATTCTGCCGCACGGCTATGACGGACAAGGCCCAGAGCACTCTTCGGCACGTTTGGAGCGTTGGCTGCAATTGTGTTCCGAGCAGAACATGCAGATTGTGATGCCGTCTGAAGCATCGCAGATGTTCCATATTTTACGCCGCCAAGCTTTGCGTTCATACCGTAAGCCTCTGGTAATCTTCTTATCTAAACGCTTGTTGCGTTTCAAAGATTCGATGAGTCCGCTGGAAAACTTCGCCGAAGGTTCGACCTTCCGTCCGGTTATCGGCGACACGGTCGAGCGCGCCGACAACGGCAGCGTGAAACGCGTTATTCTGTGTGCCGGCCAAGTTTATTACGATTTGGCGGCAGGCCGTGCGGAGCGCGGGCTGGAAAACGATGTTGCCATCGTGCGTGTGGAACAGCTGTATCCGTTCCCGTATGAAGAGGTTCAGGCAGAGCTGGCAAAATACCCCAACGCCAAAGATGTGGTGTGGGCGCAGGAAGAGCCGCGCAACCAGGGTGCTTTCCACCAATTGCGCCACCGTATCGAAAAAATCTTGGACGAACAGCAGAAGCTGGGTTATGCAGGCCGCCCGGCCAGCGCGTCGCCGGCAGTCGGCTATATGAGCAAACACGTTGCCCAGTTGAAACAGCTGGTTGAAGATGCAATGACTTTAAACTAA
- the gltA gene encoding citrate synthase, with protein MSKTVKLQAEGKDTLELPVLEGTLGPDVVDIRTFTKGTGMFTFDPGFVSTASCESKITFIDGDKGQLYYRGYPIEQLAESSDYLETCYLLIYGELPTAEQKAKFEDTVMHHTMVHEQLTWFFRGFRRDAHPMAMMVGVVGALSAFYQDSLEISDPEHRKIAIYRLISKIPTIAAMCYRYSNGLPFNYPRNDLSYTANFMHMMFATPCESYTPNPVLVRALDRIFILHADHEQNASTSTVRLAGSSGANPFACIAAGIASLWGPAHGGANEAVLKMLDEIGDVSNVAAFMEGVKERKYRLMGFGHRVYRNMDPRASIMRETCYEVLKELGLEDDPQFKLAMELEQIALNDPYFVERKLYPNVDFYSGIVLSALGIPVSMFTVIFALARTVGWISHWHEMISDPNQKIGRPRQLYTGAARRDFVPVDKR; from the coding sequence ATGTCCAAAACAGTAAAATTGCAGGCCGAAGGTAAAGATACGCTGGAATTGCCGGTGTTGGAAGGTACTTTAGGCCCGGATGTGGTCGATATCCGTACCTTCACCAAAGGTACCGGCATGTTTACGTTTGACCCCGGTTTTGTGTCTACTGCCAGCTGCGAATCGAAAATCACGTTTATTGATGGCGATAAAGGCCAGCTCTATTACCGCGGTTATCCGATTGAACAGTTGGCTGAAAGCAGCGACTATTTGGAAACCTGTTACCTGCTGATTTACGGCGAGTTGCCGACAGCGGAGCAAAAAGCTAAGTTTGAAGATACCGTTATGCACCACACTATGGTGCACGAACAGTTAACGTGGTTCTTCCGCGGTTTCCGCCGCGATGCCCACCCGATGGCCATGATGGTAGGTGTAGTGGGGGCTTTGTCGGCATTCTATCAGGACAGCTTGGAAATTTCAGATCCCGAGCATCGCAAGATTGCCATTTACCGCCTGATTTCAAAAATTCCGACAATTGCGGCCATGTGCTACCGTTATTCAAACGGTCTGCCGTTTAATTATCCACGCAACGACCTTTCTTACACGGCAAACTTTATGCACATGATGTTTGCCACCCCGTGTGAGAGCTACACGCCGAATCCGGTATTGGTTCGTGCACTTGACCGCATCTTTATTTTGCATGCTGATCACGAACAAAACGCCTCCACCTCTACCGTGCGTTTGGCCGGTTCTTCAGGTGCCAATCCGTTTGCGTGTATCGCTGCCGGTATTGCCAGCTTGTGGGGACCTGCCCACGGCGGTGCAAACGAAGCTGTGCTGAAAATGCTTGATGAAATCGGCGATGTATCCAATGTTGCGGCCTTCATGGAAGGTGTGAAAGAGCGTAAATACCGCTTGATGGGTTTCGGCCACCGCGTTTACCGCAATATGGATCCGCGTGCGAGCATTATGCGCGAAACGTGTTATGAAGTGCTGAAAGAGCTTGGTTTGGAGGACGATCCGCAATTCAAGCTGGCTATGGAATTGGAACAAATCGCGCTGAACGATCCTTATTTTGTTGAGCGCAAACTGTATCCGAATGTAGACTTCTATTCAGGTATCGTGTTGTCTGCATTAGGTATTCCGGTTTCTATGTTCACTGTTATTTTTGCGTTGGCGCGCACCGTCGGCTGGATTTCCCATTGGCATGAAATGATTAGTGATCCGAATCAGAAAATCGGCCGCCCGCGCCAGTTGTATACAGGTGCAGCACGCCGCGACTTCGTTCCTGTTGATAAGCGTTAA
- a CDS encoding FAD assembly factor SdhE → MPVFDEAAKRRIRYQTRRGLLELDIVLGRFMDKEFQNLSDEELAVFVDILELPDQEFLALVNQKEETTDARFLPLLEKIRGA, encoded by the coding sequence ATGCCTGTTTTCGACGAAGCTGCCAAACGCAGAATCCGTTATCAAACCCGTCGTGGGCTGCTTGAGCTCGATATTGTGCTTGGGCGGTTCATGGATAAAGAATTCCAGAATCTCAGCGATGAGGAACTGGCGGTATTTGTGGATATTTTGGAATTACCCGACCAAGAGTTTTTGGCTCTGGTTAACCAAAAAGAAGAAACAACCGATGCCCGTTTTCTTCCTCTTCTGGAAAAAATCAGGGGAGCCTGA
- a CDS encoding succinate dehydrogenase iron-sulfur subunit, with amino-acid sequence MEKVRFQVYRYNPDVDAKPYMKDYELEIEPTDVKLLDALVKLKAMDDSLSFRRSCREGICGSDGMNINGKNGLACLTDIRSLKQPIKLRPLPGLPVIRDLIVDMTQFFKQYHSIKPYVVNDTPAPDRERLQTQEERKELDGLYECILCACCSTACPSFWWNPDKFVGPSGLLNAYRFIADSRDTITNERLDNLNDPYRLFRCHTIMNCVDVCPKHLNPTRAIGKIKEIMLKRAV; translated from the coding sequence ATGGAAAAAGTACGTTTTCAGGTGTACCGCTACAATCCTGATGTAGATGCTAAGCCGTACATGAAAGATTATGAGCTTGAAATCGAACCTACCGACGTAAAACTGCTGGATGCTCTCGTGAAGCTGAAAGCAATGGACGATAGTTTGTCGTTCCGCCGTTCTTGCCGCGAAGGTATTTGCGGTTCAGACGGCATGAATATCAACGGTAAGAACGGTTTGGCCTGCTTAACGGATATCCGCAGTTTGAAACAGCCTATCAAACTCCGCCCGTTGCCAGGTTTGCCGGTAATCCGAGACTTAATTGTTGATATGACGCAGTTTTTCAAACAATACCATTCTATCAAGCCGTATGTGGTCAATGATACGCCGGCCCCTGACCGCGAACGCCTGCAAACCCAAGAGGAGCGTAAAGAGCTGGACGGCTTATATGAATGTATTTTGTGTGCCTGTTGTTCAACGGCGTGTCCGTCTTTCTGGTGGAACCCCGATAAATTCGTAGGACCGTCAGGCTTGCTGAATGCTTACCGCTTTATTGCGGACAGCCGTGACACGATTACCAATGAACGTTTGGATAATTTGAACGATCCCTACCGGTTGTTCCGTTGCCACACGATTATGAACTGCGTTGACGTATGCCCGAAACACTTGAATCCGACTAGGGCTATCGGTAAGATTAAAGAAATTATGTTGAAGCGAGCGGTTTAA